One segment of Neobacillus endophyticus DNA contains the following:
- a CDS encoding ornithine--oxo-acid transaminase — protein MTTTVNKSSEIIEQTQKFGAQNYHPLPIVISKAEGVWVESPEGTRYMDMLSAYSAVNQGHRHPKIVNALIEQAGKVTLTSRAFHNDQLGPWYEKVCKLTKKDMALPMNTGAEAVETAFKAARRWGYDVKGIAENQAEIIACTGNFHGRTMGAVSLSSDPDYKRGFGPMVPGIKLIPYGDLEALKAAITPNTAAFLIEPIQGEAGIIIPPKGFLKSALEVCKTNNVLFIADEIQAGLARTGKMFACDWEDVTPDMFILGKALGGGVFPISCVVANSDILGVFNPGSHGSTFGGNPLACAVSIAALEVLEEEKLAERSLEIGTYFIEKLKSLNNPIIKEVRGRGLFIGVELTEEARPYCEQLKEKGLLCKETHDTVIRFAPPLIITKEEIDWAFEKIQKVLG, from the coding sequence ATGACAACTACTGTTAACAAATCAAGCGAAATTATTGAACAAACACAAAAATTCGGCGCTCAAAACTATCATCCGCTTCCAATTGTTATTTCAAAAGCTGAGGGAGTATGGGTGGAAAGCCCGGAAGGTACACGCTATATGGATATGCTTAGTGCTTATTCTGCTGTAAACCAAGGACATCGCCATCCTAAGATCGTAAATGCCTTAATTGAACAAGCCGGAAAAGTAACCTTAACATCCCGTGCCTTTCATAACGATCAACTTGGACCTTGGTATGAAAAAGTGTGCAAACTTACGAAAAAAGATATGGCACTTCCAATGAATACAGGTGCTGAAGCAGTTGAGACTGCCTTTAAAGCAGCCCGCCGCTGGGGATATGATGTGAAAGGTATCGCTGAAAATCAGGCTGAAATTATTGCCTGCACAGGGAACTTCCACGGCCGGACAATGGGTGCCGTATCGTTATCATCTGATCCAGATTATAAACGCGGCTTTGGGCCGATGGTACCAGGAATTAAGTTAATTCCTTACGGCGACCTTGAAGCATTGAAAGCTGCCATTACACCAAATACAGCTGCCTTCTTAATCGAACCAATTCAAGGGGAAGCTGGAATTATTATTCCTCCTAAAGGATTTTTAAAATCAGCTCTCGAGGTTTGTAAAACTAACAATGTATTGTTTATCGCAGATGAAATTCAAGCAGGCCTTGCTCGTACTGGTAAAATGTTCGCTTGTGACTGGGAAGATGTAACTCCTGATATGTTTATTTTAGGTAAAGCTCTAGGTGGTGGAGTGTTCCCAATCTCTTGCGTCGTTGCCAATTCTGATATTCTAGGTGTCTTTAACCCTGGTTCACACGGATCTACATTCGGAGGAAATCCTCTTGCATGCGCAGTTTCCATTGCAGCATTAGAGGTACTAGAGGAAGAAAAGCTAGCTGAACGCTCATTAGAGATTGGAACTTATTTCATAGAAAAATTAAAATCCCTAAATAACCCAATCATCAAAGAAGTAAGAGGAAGAGGATTATTTATTGGCGTAGAGCTAACGGAAGAAGCAAGACCATATTGCGAGCAATTAAAAGAGAAAGGCTTATTGTGTAAGGAAACACATGATACAGTCATTCGTTTTGCACCTCCTTTAATTATCACAAAAGAAGAAATTGATTGGGCATTTGAAAAAATCCAAAAAGTATTAGGTTAA